The sequence GCAGTAAATATGTTGTCAGTCCAAGAAGCTCCCATCTTCTCACCTCCTGCAAAGTTGCATTTAGTCACAATTCCTGCGTCCATTTTGGCAAGTGaaacttcagttccttcttccagatcattaatgatcTGTGAATTTAAAGCTGttccctgaaggatctctctctctttcaaagcaGTTTCTCCAAAACATCGCAATATCgcaagtattcctgtgtttgccaattgtatttaaaagtggattttggccCAAGgtgggttttgtaaataaaaggactgTCCCCTCTCGTTTTCAGACGTAGTCCATCTCCAATCTCCAACTCAATattttccatctctctctccgGGATCCAGAATGCCAAGCTCTGATCAGGTGTGTGCTTCTCAGAGATTCTCAACAGTTCAGGTTTATTAATCAAACTCTTCAGCTCATCCACTGAAATCTCATCTGTTGTCCCTTTGCTCCCACTTTGAAGGAAGACATCAAGTAGCCAGTGTTGGCCTTTTTGGTTTCACTAAAATTCGGTTCTATCTCCACCCCAACTGAATCAAATTTCCTTTTGTGAATTTTTGTTGGCTGAATGTAAAGAATAAAGTAACGTTCCGGGCTGCTCCCAGTGGGTTTGATGTGATGGTGGTTCACCGAGCTCAGCGCTCCCTCCAGCATCGCCCCCGGACCCCCCTGCAGCGCCTCCGGCTCCCAGCGGCCGGgcagtaaaacaaccttccttcacctgggatgacagcacaatgcctcaaattgaaccaggaaatgaaattaacctccgaagaaccctgcaacaagcagttacctacacccaaaccgatgattccgaccttgaataattTGATACCGACCttcacattttctctggacctcgcgagcccaatgccagctccaacacaaacagtgatgatatggtcctagaagacaacagctcagacaaacctttcaccttgggaggctaccccgttaccaaatctgaaccgcagctagacgtgttgcacattgacgaccccgacgatgagttcttcggatttgaggatcttcagcccagcagatatgacatcccgacccgtgagtgcaggatgatgctgcggcctgacaccaagagacagagagcggtacaagcccacagagagcggcctgctgccacacagagcgtggtccacgcactgctcagggttcccgactctacgaaagaagacacgcaagactccacaccgcagtccttgcatgaacaagaagtgactccgtggtcacaagcctccacagcgagcttgtggacagcctccacgatagaagcaacgcaagactccgacgcgcagtccttgcatgaacaagaagtgacttcaGTGTcagaagcctccacagcgagctcgtggacagactccacaatagaaaaAACGCAAGACTCCAGGGTGCAGTCCTTgcgcacacaagacgtgactccagtgtcacaagccttcgCAGCGAGctagtggacagcctccatgatagaagcaacacaagactccgacgcgcagtctttgcaggaacaagaccatgagggtctatcaacctcctctgaccaactagcggcagacgatgcaagtctgccatgctcaagtaaacagcaagaagaatatgacagtctaccacgctccagtgcacagcaggacgaccatgctaCTGTGAAGAacaaagcagcggctacagtccaagaggaatacgccaatattcaccacagctatatccacacatttattccacaccagcagtgcagccaatgacagctcatgctggacaaacccagtattcaggcatgcagcagccagcagtctatgcagcatattctcaaacaggccagcactacggattgcccactaatggaaccaagaccgaaggaggactaccgccagcgcaatctgcactacagactggatgccttagttacatcccaggatttgctgcaccccagcctggtgtgacggcatattcctatcagatgcaaggttctagtttcacaccatcaccaggtatttatgcgagcagcaattctgtttccagttcaacggttctcagcaggatcacccttccagcacagcacgtggccagaaccagtatgtacagtcttatccaacttcaacatatggcacatccatgaccttgaatgatactgttgatggtacctcttcaacgttaacgccttatcagctacaagatgccatccgacagcaacatcacaaacatcggaaaaagaaagggactccaaatcagacagcgaagtgatttgaccacttcttggttcctgtggcacagggacgttgatggcattcataaccaagagagacatttgaccatgatgattgatggtttttgggactcacacaaatgatttggacttattgtttaatcactgttcccatgacttgtatatcccttaccttatctacctgttctttgttcaattttcttaaagtgtacagaaaatatgaacatataaaaaaggggggatgtgatgatgtgcatcaatgtaaatgcatgtcggctagctagacactagagggagcacaagagacatcacacacacacactcaaccaatagatcagttagataggacatgaccaatgcacATTCACAATacgcacggaggtgacacgaccacaggggggcattacaccaacccatatataaaggacaccacacacatgatctgcctcttttcagtggagacagtcagtgagtacagacacagggttgattcaatatcacacccaccacgtggattgcagcaactggttagtcagtctgggtagctatagtaggattagcagtagtgtcgaacccgggtaatagaagtgtaaatagtttaataaacgtgttgaagttatctccacgtctggaccttcctttgtcaagtgcaccacaaggaggccgcttatgttacacctacaacataacatatcacagacctgacagtctctggtgatagccctgacttcctcgatggagtagggcagattgtgggccttaatgaagtggcaaAAGCGGgtcactcccgggtgacagagatcgtcgagcAGGGTCCGGagccggtccacttgtgtgctggcacatgtacctcgggacagggcatcggggggctcgttgagcttaccggggtgatacaaaatctcgtaattgtaggtggagagctggaTCCgcaacctcaagattttatcatttttgatcttaccccgctgtgtgttgttaaacatggaggcaaccgaccgttggtcagtgaggagtgtgaatttcctgccggctagataatgcctccaatgtcacagagcttcaacgatcgcttgggcccccttttcgacggaggagtgccgaatttcggaggcatggagggtgcgggaacagaatgccacgggcctgcctgcctggttgagggtggcggccagagcaacgtttgatgcatcgctctcgacttggaaggggagcgtctcgtcgactgcgtgcatcgtggccttggcgatgtcggccttgatatggttgaaggcctggtgagcctcggccgacagtgggaaagcggtggattgaatgagtgggcgggtcttgtccgcatagtttgggacccactggacgtaatacgaaaagaaccccaggcatcgtttgagggccttgggacagtgggggagggggagttccatgagggggcgcatgcgatcaatgtcgggccctagaactccgttctgaaccacatagccgaggatggctaatcggttcgtactgaacacacacttctccttgttgtaagttaggttgaggattgtggcggtgtggagaaatttggaaaggttagcgtcgtggtcctgctgatcatggccacagatggtgacgttgtccaggtacgggaaagtggcccgcagcccgtaccggtcaaccgttcggtccatcgcccgttggaagaccgagaccccgttggtgacgccgaagggaatcctaaggaaatggtaaaggcagccgtctgcttcaaacgcagtgtatgggcggtccgccttacggatggggagctggtggtaggcagatttcaggtccactgtcgagaagacccggtactgtgcaatctgattgaccatatcagatatgcgtgggagggggtacgcgtcgagctgtgtgtaccgattgatggtctgactgtagtcaacaaccatcctgtttttctccccggttttcaccactaccacttgggctctccaggggctgttgctggcctcgatgataccttcccgcagcagccgctggacctcagacctgatgaaggtcctgtcctgggcactgtaccatctgctcctggtggcgacgggtttgcaactcggggtgaggtttgcaaacagggaaggcgggtcgactttaaggatcgtgaggccgcaaacagtaaggggcggtaggggcccgccaaatttcagggtcaggctctggaggttgcactggaagtccaggccgagtagcaaggcagcgcagaggttggggaggacgtagagccggaagctgctgaactctacgccctggacggtgagggtggcgatgcagtacccccggatcgccacggagtgcgaTCCGGAGGCCTGGGagcttctttggttagcggggtgtaccccgagggagcagcgccttaccctatcggggtggatgaagctctcagtgctcccggagtccagaaggcaggatatctcatgcccgtcgaccttcacctttgtcgaagcggttgcgaggttgtgccgtcgagactggtcgattgtgaccgaggtgagacgcggctggtcgtgggCGGTTGCAGGCGACgaacggcccgatgaggtgcctgcgggcaggggtcctgaggcgggtaagatggcggtcacgtgtcctggggcaggcaagatggtggctccctcgggctgcacttgtcctggggcaggcaagatggcggcggccacgggccgcacgtggtctgaggaaaggaagatggcggcgcccactggccgcatgtggggggtgccaggacaatagcggcgattgagcgggcctggcacactgcagcgaaaagtcccttcttgccacaggccttgcagagcgcgctccgccacgggcagcgctgctgggggtgttttgtctgtccgcagaagtagcacttgggtcccccggggttggttggctgccgcgcggcgcaggcgtggggttggctgagggcagtctctgatggggtccacgatgcacagggggggggggccgtgcggtcgggggcataagcctgtacgttgcgtgaggcgaccgtgagcgagagcgctagtttcttggtcgccgcaaggtcgagCGTAGCCCCGTCTCAGAGGCGCTGGCGGgccgaccctatccctgtaacaaacgcgtctctcattagcagttcGAACATTCagtggccaaaacggcctggcagtcacagtctctcaccagggcgagcagggcacgccagaaatcttccacagactcaccgggaagctgGTGCcatgtggataggaggtgcctggcgtagatcttgttggtctgctgagcgtaattctccttcagtagcgccatggcctctgcgtaggtcggcgcgtcctggacaaggggaaaaagttggagctcagccgcgtgtacagaatctggagcttctgtgcttctgagattgggtctggcgcaggcccgatgtatgcttcaaagcaagctagccaatgttggaagtcctttttgccgttgtctgcttgaggatgcagctgcaggcgatccggcttgatgcggagatccatctctgaaaaaccTCTGTGTaatatgttatgggcgaggccttttcagaaccccaaaatgtatcatggagttcaaccaacctctccctttaatggatttgttgcttttccgagcacacggctttttccctaggtgtgggattacaattatggacacgtgggtttttaaacacaaaacactgtttattccatgaactcaacttaacatcttaaataaacattggatctcttaacaccccttacttcaaagataactcagaaaatattgcaacagtaaataactccttaaaatgttccttcaaacttccaagagacttaacacctttaaacagtaccacatcaggttaaaggatatatatattttctgtagaatggcagagatatattagcttggttgacttcagctccagcaccttgctttcttcctgcaaactctctggaaacacagacacacccaagctgctttctcaaacctggctttctcccttcaagcagctcacagcaaaccagaacttctcaagctgctgtctcaaactggctttctacttttaaactgctctcagcaaaaccagccaggcactttatagctgctctcagcaaaaccagccaggcacttttcaaactgcaaaaccaaacttcaaaatggctgaactgagctgagctccacccactctatgacatcactgttttcttaaaggtacattgcttaaacatccatgtcttaaggttatctcacatgtcaaacaaattgatgcactatcaattacgacgagctgagagtagaatgtaatcaaggctttattacacagaggtgtgtggcctcctacagcagcttacgaaatggctgctgttcggagagcacacacatttatattctgcctactgggcggagccagcaggcagggatctaccccctgtacctgtagtacaggggcctaagtttgcaaacgacacaaaggttggtggaattgcggatagcgatgaggactgtcagaggatacagcaggatttagatcgattggagacttgggcggagagatggcagatggagtttaatccggacaaatgtgaggtaatgcattttggaaggtctaatgcaggtagggaatatatagtgaatggtagaaccctcaggagtattgagagtcagagagatctaggtgtacaggtcaacaggtcactgaaagggcaacacaggtggagaagataatcaagaaggcatacggcatgcttgccttcattggctggggcattgcgtataagaattggcaagtcatgttgcagctgtatagaaccttagttaggccacacttggagtatagtgttcaattctggtcgccacactaccagaaggatgtggaggctttagagagggtgcagaagagatttaccaggatgttgcctggtatggagggcattagctatgagcagcggttgaataaacttggtttaatctcactggaacgacggaggttgaggggagacctgatagaggtctacaaaattatgaggggcatagacagagtggatagtcagaggcttttccccggggtagaggggtcaattactagagggcataggtttaaggtgcgaggggcaaggtttagaggagatgtgcgaggcaggtttttacacagagggtagtgggtgcctggaactcgctgccggaggtggtggtggaagcagcgacgatagtgacttttaaggggtatcttgacaaacacatgaataggatgggaatagagggattatagacatagacatagaatttacagtgcagaaggaggccatttggcccatcgagtctgcaccggctcttggaaagagcaccctacccaaggtccacacctccaccctatccccataaccccacctaatccccataacccagtaaccccaccctacaccctATATGGACCTcgtaagtgcagaagattttagtttcgatgggcagcatggtcggcgcaggcttggaggaccgaagggcctgttcctgtgctgtacttttctttattctttgaccTCTTGCTgatcaccctcccctttcagaatgCCCTCGGGAGTAAACATACcatgggggcacggtagcacagaggttaacactgttgtttcacagcgccagggacccaggttcgattcccggcttgtgtcactgtctgtgtggagtctgcaccttttccctgtgtctgcgcgggtttcctccgggtgctccggtaaattggacattctgaattctccctctgtatacccgaacaggcgctggagtgtggcgactgggagattttcacagtacatagaacattacagcgcagaacaggcccttcggccctcgatgttgcgccgacctatgaaaccactctcaagcccatcaactctattcccttatcgtccatatgtctatccaatgcccttagtgttggtgagtccactactgttgcaggcagggcattccacgcccttactactctctgagtaaagaacctacctctgacatctgtcttatatctatctcccctcaatgtaaagctatgtcccctcgtgctagacatcaccatccgaggaaaaaggctctcactgtccaccatatccaatcctctgatcatcttgtatgcctcaattaagtcacctcttaaccttcttctctctaacgaaaacagcctcaagtccctcggcctttcctcataagatcttccctccataccaggcaacattctggtaaatctcctctgcaccctttccaatgcttccacatccttcctataatgcgaccagaattgcacgcaatactccaaatgcggccgcaccagagttttgtacagctgcaacatgacctcatggctctgaaactcaatccctctaccaataaaagctaacacactgtacgccttcttaacaaccctctcaacatgggtggcaactttcagggatctatgtacatggacaccgagatctctctgttcatccacactgccaagaatcttaccattagcccagtactctgaattcctgttattccttccaaaatgaatcacctcacacttttctgcattaaactccatttgccacctctcagcccagcgctgcagtttatctatgtccctctgtaacttgtaacatccttccgcactgtccacaactccaccgactttagtgtcatctgcaaatttactcacccatccttctacgccctccttcaggtcatttataacttgtgacactaataaagattattattatggagtcATGCTCGCAGCCACAGAAATGCCCGTCTGTTCTCCTCAGTATTGAATCCCCACAGCTTTAGCTTGCTTTGTCCTTTTCCTCCCAGTCCTGtaggctgatggggtggtaattgggccGGGCGAGGAGGCACAAGACTCAGAAAAACACTGCAATTTTCAAATTGAAGTTATTCGCTATTAATGTGCAGCTAAACCATAGAAATGATCTGAAAAGTACAGAAAGGCAACATTTTTAGTTTTTATTCAGTTTAGTTTAATTTAATAAGGCATGGAatatttccgtaacagcctccccgaacaggcgccggaatgtggcgactagggacttttcatttgaagcccacttgtgacaataagcgattttcatttcatttcatttcatttcatctcttcTCATTCTGCTCCACAAAGTTTAATTTGTGAATGTCCAGTTAAATAGAGTAACTTCAAACCTGTACGTTAGTATTTTtgtccggtgcagatttgatgtgtCTGTGGCATTCTATTTTCTTttatatgaatttagagtacccaattattattttttttcccaattaaggggcaatttagcgtggccaacccacctaaccagcacatctttgtggggttgtgggggtgaaacccacgcagacagggggagaatgtgtaaagtccacatggacagtgacccagagccgggattcgaacccgggtcctcagcgccgtagtcccagtgctaaccacggcaccatgtGCCGCCCTGTGACATTCTATTGTAACACCAGAAATGGCTGGAGGATAATTCCAGAAAGATGGATTTTGGTCTATATTTGATAACTGAAAGCGTTTCAGTAAAACAATTTAATTTGATGCTGTATCACCTATAGGAACCCAATAAGAACTTAATTCCAGGAACCAATTTTTGCTCTTAAATAGAATCTCGACTGAAACAAAGTGATACATTCATGTCACTTATTCAGAAATTCAATTTTAAAAGCTTCAACTGGGCCAAAGGATGGTAAACTCGAGAAATGTTTGTGCAACAAGTCCAGAGCTTCCTTGTTTTGAGCATGTTGATATTTCTCCTTTCTCAGTTCAGCcttcactgtgtccagttctgcttGTAGTTTCTTTAGTTCTAAGTTTGATTGTTCTTTTAATCTCTCCACCAAACAGTCCCTTTCGAACCGTTGTTGCCATGATAGCTGTTTGCAATCGGAGCTGAGTTTCTCCTTTTGCAGACGCAGATCCTGGGCTTCCAATTGGCTCTGCTGTAATTGAGAGCGCAGGTAACTTGTAGTCACAACtttttcctgcacatcttttttaagACCTCGAATCTCCAAGTCTTTTCTGAAGCTTTCTTGCACAATGTGTCTGAGGTACAAGGTTTTGTTCTGTAATTCCAGTTTGGTCTTACTAAGTTCAGTCTCTTTTTTTTCCAGACACACTCTGAGGTTCTTGCTGCCTGCCTTCAGCTCCTCCGACTGCAAAGAGACAAGTGCTAGTTGTGCGTTTAAATTTTGTTGCGCAATGTCTTTTCTACACTTTGTTTCACATAAAACAGTTCTTTCCTCAGTGTTCCATAGATTCTGCTTTTCCAATCCATCAACACTATTCTCAGTACTTTTCTTTGAATTGTCTGATTTACACACAGCAGCATGACTGTGACCATCGCCCTGTGATTTCAGCTCTTTAATGGAAGTTTGAGAAGTTGCTTCTGATACAATCAGTCCTGACACAGAGACCTTTCTACTCGGCATCTGGTTTTGTTGAAAATTCTTCATTTTCTGCTGGTAAAGATTTTCAATTCTTTTGGCTTTCCTGCCTTCAAAGTGTTCCGAAATCAGCACCGGCTCCAAATTAACATTCACCCCAACAAGGTCCTTCACACTGAAATGTGGAGGGAATAACTCTTCAACCCAATGTATCTTTTCCATCTCTCGGAATTTCTATTAAACAAAAACAGCCAAATGTTATCATTCAGTACTTTAAaacgatcaatgcagattctgtagGTTGGTGAATTGCATCAACAGCCACATGGAAACGTGGggcggacatagaacatagaacgatacagcgcagtacaggcccttcggcccacgatgttgcaccgaaacaaaagccatctaacctacactgtgccattatcatccatatgtttatccaataaacttttaaatgccctcaatgttggcgagttcactactgtagcaggtagggcattccacggcctcactactctttgcataaagaacctacctctgacctctgtcctacatctattacccctcagtttaaagctatgtcccctcgtgctagccatttccatccgcgggagaaggctctcactgtccaccctatcaaaccccctgatcattttgtatgcctctattaagtctcctcttaaccttcttctctccaacgaaaacaacctcaagtccatcagcctttcctcataagattttccctccataccaggaaacatcctggtaaatctcctctgcacccgctccaaagcctccacgtccttcctataatgcggtgaccagaactgcacgcaatactccaaattcggccgtaccagagttctgtacagctgcaacatgacctcctgactccggaactcaatccctctaccaataaaggccaacactccataggccttcttcacacccctatcaacctgggtggcaactttcagggatctatgtacatggacacctagatccctctgctcatccacacttccaagaactttaccattagccaaatattctgcattcctgttattccttccaaagtgaatcacctcacacttctttacattaaactccatttgccacctctcagcccagctctgcagcttatctatatccctctgtaacctgctacatccttccacactatcgacaacaccaccgactttagtatcgtctgcaaatttactcacccacccttctgctccttcctctaggtcatttataaaaatgacaaacagcaactgccccagaacagatccttgtggtactccacttgtaactgaactccattctgaacaattcccatcaaccaccatcctctgtcttctttcagctagccaatttctgatccacatctctaaatcaccctcaatccccagcctccgtattttctgcaatagcctaccatggggaaccttatcaaacgctgtgctgaaatccatatacacatcaactgctctaccctcgtctacctgttcagtcaccttctcaaagaactcgataaggtttgtgaggcatgacctacccttcacaaagccatgctgactatccctgatcatatttttCAATTTTTGACTAAGTCTCAactcaggtgagagacgcggtgtgtaaccccctcctcaggtgagagacgcggtgtgtaaccccctcctcaggcgtgagaggcggtgtgtaaccctctcctcaggtgagagacgcggtgtgtaacctgctcctcagacaTCAGAGGCGGTCTGTAacccccctcctcaggtgggagacgcggtgtgtaaccccctcctcaggtgaaagcagcggtgtgtaacctgctcctcaggtgggagacgcggtgtgtaaccccctcctcaggttagAGAGGcgctgtgtaacctgctcctcaggtgggagacgcggtgtgtaaccccctcttcaggtgagaggcgcggtgtgtaacctgctcctcaggtgggagacgggGTATGTAACcctctcctcaggtgggagacgcggtgtgcaacctgctcctcaggtgagagcagcggt comes from Scyliorhinus torazame isolate Kashiwa2021f unplaced genomic scaffold, sScyTor2.1 scaffold_729, whole genome shotgun sequence and encodes:
- the LOC140406629 gene encoding coiled-coil domain-containing protein 160 homolog isoform X3, with product MEKIHWVEELFPPHFSVKDLVGVNVNLEPVLISEHFEGRKAKRIENLYQQKMKNFQQNQMPSRKVSVSGLIVSEATSQTSIKELKSQGDGHSHAAVCKSDNSKKSTENSVDGLEKQNLWNTEERTVLCETKCRKDIAQQNLNAQLALVSLQSEELKAGSKNLRVCLEKKETELSKTKLELQNKTLYLRHIVQESFRKDLEIRGLKKDVQEKVVTTSYLRSQLQQSQLEAQDLRLQKEKLSSDCKQLSWQQRFERDCLVERLKEQSNLELKKLQAELDTVKAELRKEKYQHAQNKEALDLLHKHFSSLPSFGPVEAFKIEFLNK
- the LOC140406629 gene encoding coiled-coil domain-containing protein 160 homolog isoform X2 encodes the protein MKFREMEKIHWVEELFPPHFSVKDLVGVNVNLEPVLISEHFEGRKAKRIENLYQQKMKNFQQNQMPSRKVSVSGLIVSEATSQTSIKELKSQGDGHSHAAVCKSDNSKKSTENSVDGLEKQNLWNTEERTVLCETKCRKDIAQQNLNAQLALVSLQSEELKAGSKNLRVCLEKKETELSKTKLELQNKTLYLRHIVQESFRKDLEIRGLKKDVQEKVVTTSYLRSQLQQSQLEAQDLRLQKEKLSSDCKQLSWQQRFERDCLVERLKEQSNLELKKLQAELDTVKAELRKEKYQHAQNKEALDLLHKHFSSLPSFGPVEAFKIEFLNK